One Alnus glutinosa chromosome 13, dhAlnGlut1.1, whole genome shotgun sequence genomic window, agcccatgaggatCGCCAGCAGGAATATTGGGTCCCAAGAGGGAGTGATTGTGACGTTCCACATCGCCTGAGTGTGTGCTtgtatgtatattcgcacccgtcttgacacaacgcgttttaaagccgtgattgCCATGAATCTATTagaactccgcaattaagcgtgcttctgcgagagtagtactaggatgtgTAACCTCCTAAAAAGTTtggtttgggggagccaaaagcggataaTATTATGTCATTGAGCGTGGTCattacaaatgatatcagagccaTCTACTAGCGTAAGACCATATGGTACTGGAGTACCGCATGACATGGCCCTGATGAGGACATCAAGGGTTGAAGAGGGAGTTTGTAATacctcggtcccatattgggaagagatgaataggtATCAAAGCCATTTAATAACGCCAGACCATATGGTATTGGAGCACCATGTGACGTGGCCCTAACAAGGACGTAAGGACTTtaagggttagagtttataacaCCCTTGTCCCGCATTGGGAAGATAAGGAGTAACCCGTATAGAGTGGATGGTTTATGAGTGCTAAGTCTtatattgcctagttattaggtgaaactgagctttataagggattctatggaaactccaaattgactagtcattttgaggtgatagcgcagatgtggctactACTAGCTAGCTCTTTTTCCTAGATCATTAAAAATGATATCAGAACCACTGTCCAGCCTGAGATTAGGGGAGCGTGCACtagcccatgagggtcgccagcgaggacgctgggtcccaatagggggtgattgtgacgtcccacatcgcctgagtATGAGAACGgatatgtgcttatatgtatattcatacTCTTCTTGacataacgcgttttaaagccgtgataaccatgaaccaatcaaaattccgcagttaagcgtgcttctgcgagagtagtactagaatgggtgacctcctaAGAAGTCTAATTTGGGAAAGCAAAAActgaacaatattgtgtcgttgagggtgggtcgttacacgtATTATTCACCAATCATGAGGAACTAGGAAAATCATAAGTATTTTAACAAATTAGTTAATTACAACCAACAAGACTAATACATTAGTTGATACATAAATTGGGAAGCGTCTAAGCTCATATACAAAAGTTACTACGTAAAAAAAGTCGtctatatattctatatattaGAAATAGGATTATAGTGGATGAATCTTGTGGCCACAGCCGGCCACGTTTTCTCAAACATTGTTACTAAAAGGGCGAAGATAGTGGATTAATTCCTCTAGGTAATATAAAAAGAACACATACAAGTGCAACATATAAGCCCTATGACACAATTAAACGGACACGTGCACGCCTTAATTTTGCCGCTTGCTTACGAAGTTGTTCTTCCAAACTCTTAATCCTTTTTCTCATATCAAGTATAAGCTTGCCGCCGCGTGCACAAATAGGAGGGTCAAACCATTCAAAAAAAGAGCAACGTGATCTTTCTTTATATCGAGAGCATCCAAAAAACCGCCTTCCCAGATTGTCTTTGGTATATGAAGTCGTTAGATATGTTTTTGTACCACAGTTGCATTCCCGCGACTCCCAACGTTTTGATGACATCTAAAATCAGCATACATTTGCcgcaaaacaaaacacatattaGTTGACAATAACAATCTCCCAAATAACACATAAGTTGAGCATAGAGCAGCATGTCCatatgattaatatatatatatattattaccgTACGTCCATGGACCCTGATTAATTACTTAGAAAAcgcaaaagccaaaaaaaaaatcctaaagaaTATTCAACGTTCAAAGATACCAATTAAGTATTAaacaaatgttattattttcaaCATGAAATATATCCAGCAACATTAGTTTCATCAAGGTAGAGTAAAGAACACGAACGGTGTGCTGAAGAACCAAGCTTAGGTTTTTACTCTACCTTGCTAACATGCATGGCGGATGGGGATGACATCTTACAAACATTGCTTAGATAAATGATGTGGTAATTCCTacgtgtttttattttttggtagtgaGTAATTAAACTGGACACGTGTTATTATACAATTGGATCGACGTGGCACGCTAATGAATTTCATTGAAattttatatggaaattaagaGTATGGACCCCTATTTGCTTTTGTTGCATTCCACAATAAGTTCTCAGCAAATTTTTATACCACAAGGAACTTATTATAAATCGGTGTAAATACaaggactgattttgcatttttcctaattaattaaaagGTGAAAAACACTAAAGTGATTTAGACATTATTAGAATCAGTTGCAAGCTTGATCTAAAGAGTTCCGGATTTAAGATCATAGACCCCTCAATGAGAATATTGATACTAATATCTTGAAAGAAATCACAACCATTGAGTATTGCAGTGGCATATTCTTTGTCCATAccgataaaaaataaaaaataaaaaaggaatataTCAAGGAATATGTCCATTGTATTTTGATCTAGTGACTCAAAGCTTattctaagtattttctaaatCTCATGtgaggaatttttatttttttttggtaatttttccAATGTGTTTTTCCATTCAATAATGCTTCTGCCTAATAGATAAGAACCCAAAACTTTAAGAGCTACTGTAAGTCACCACAGAAGTTGAAAACTCCAGGTAATCTTCTATTGGATGGGCCATCCTAAAGGCATGCCAATTGAAAAGTTGAAGAGACTCCAAAGGATTCAATTCTTTAACCTTCTATTTTTCATGTACTCCTAGTTCAGTTAGCAAATGTTCATCTCTAGTTGTTACAATGACTCTACTTCTTGGACCAAACCATTCAGAGTTTCTGGCTAATGCATGTAGTTGTTTCAAGTGATCCACATCATCAAGAACTCTTTTGCAAAGAAATCTTTCCTTAGTCAATTTGATTCCTCTATCAATACTACCGATCTTCAAATTCTTCGTTTTCAAGATATCAAAAAATATAAGTTGTTCTTGTAAATGAACCAAACCATTGGACTGATCTGAAATTTATATAATGTTTAAAAGACAATTGCTTCCTTCAAATCCATCACATACTTGGTTATATATAGACGGCTTTTGCTATGGTTGTTTTACCTATTCCACCTATCCCATAAATTCACTTCACTCGTTCCAAGATTTAATAAAGGTTTCACTTCTTCAACACGAGAATATATTCCAATTGGGTGCATGGCAACATTCAAGTGAGTAGGGTACCTTACGCGAAACGTCTTTAAGGATCTTCTGGACGAGCCTTGCTTCATACCTAATCATTATGATTCAAACGAAATATAGTTCAATAAAACAAGCACaacggttaaaaaaaaaaaaaagtacatgattGATTAAGAAGAAATGGAATAGAATGGAATGgataggtttttttttcattttttctttttctttttttgtttggatgtttaagataaagaaaatagtttttttttttattattattgttatttttgataagtttaaAGAAGAATAATATATGATTTAACTGTTAACtatattcttctttcttatcgtttgttttattatttagaGGGTAAAAAAGACATTTCACACATTTAATGAGTGAATAATTGATGTCACTCTTTAGTTTACTTGATGAATCTGTTTGATTGATAAGAATTTTGAATCTTGAGAATAATAAAGTCTAAACAGAattattctcaaaaaaaaaaaaaaaaaaaatagtcttctgttttttagaaacaagaaaacatatgaatacaaaatatattTGGCTGAATGGTTATTATTTTCAATACTTAAAAAATTGACCCCAGAAACAGGTTTTTTCTGAAAACACCATTTTGATAGGAACAATGCAGGTCGTGTTCTCAGAATAGGTCAAAAAACATGAAATTTTTCACTCTTTAATTATATTTGCTTCATATCTGTTAGAAAAATCTCTTGTTCAAGAACTTTACATCAACAAAACAATCTAGAATTATATGGGAAAATTGAATTGCACCAGCACTCCTTAAtcaatctcttttattttcttggatAAACTTGAAATACTGTTTACTTTGCTCCCAGTCGGTAGAGTTGCTACTGTTTACAACATCACCTATCACACTTCCCCATTCCCAAATAATTTTAGATAAATGTGGGTTAGTAGCTTATAAAAACATGATGATTGAGGAGTGATCAAAATTTCGGTCACTCATCAGTAATTAGAATTTGTCCAAGTAAAAGATGTACGTATTTTCACAATGATTGAAGTATATATGCCAAAttaatttgaaattcttttgaTTGATGGAAAATTTAGATCAGATTTGGATTCTAAGATaatcttgagaaaattttctcaaatttttgtCAATCCATTTTTAGCTCaacttcaatcttttattttcaattttcgtctaaaagaagaaaaaaaaaaaggacaaacaatgatataaaatgcaaaaaaagCACAATAAACCATAGTATATTACCCGTTTGCATTCTTCAGATCCAAGCCGAAACAGTTCGCAGCTTCGGTAAGAGCTTGTCTCCACCTCCCCACCCTCTTCATATCGGTGTGAAACTGCTCTTCATGCTTAGCAAATGCTTTCTCAAAAGTCCCAGTCTGTTTTCGGACTTCCGAGGGGTCCACGTGATAAAAAATAGGAATAAGAGTGTGGCCTATGGTATTCTTACAGTGAACTATCTCCACAAGCTCGTTAAGGCACCAAGTGGAGGAAGCATAGTTTTTGGAGAAAATCACAATAGAAATCCTTGATCCTTGTATTACATTGAGCAGTTCGGTAGATATGTCATTCCCTGTTGGAAGCTGCTCATTGTCATCTCGGAAGGTGCGAATTCCGGCTTGATCCAAGGCTGTGTAAAGGTGATCGGTGAAGTTTTTTCGGGTATCTTCACCTCTAAAACTTAAGAAAACGTCATGACTCCGACGAGGTTTTGAAGGTGATGGAAGGGTTTGAATAGCCATTGAGTTTGGCAATTGGActgaaaaaggaaacaaatcttgtgaGTTAACAGACGGGGTAGAGATCCCTGTAATCAAGACTTTTGTTCTATACattgaaaaatgagaaagacTTATTAAACATAATTCTAaatgcaaattctttttttaatatacattttataaaaagaacTTTTACTTAATTCCATTCAGCCGAGAACCAAGCCAAAGTGGAAGCGGAGTTGaaagtgaaattgaaattttaattttctatcaGTCTCTCAAATGggtctctctgtttttttttttttttctccctgagtttttgaagatgaagaaggGTCCTTTGTATTTCACTAAGGAATCCTATTCCCCGCTCGGGCACACACTTATATTACTCAAAGAAATAATTACTACAAGTGCATAAATCAGGGAGGGTAATCACATAAATCAAAGAAATCATATAAATCttcaatttagtatatataaagAAACATAAATTGAGTGTAAATTTAACGCTGAAATGGGGTTTGGTAGGGGATATGAAGTGCTTATTTTGTCACCATTCCATTGAGTGTAAggaacatttattttttgaacgtGGGTGGAGCAAAAGATTAAGGAGTGTGGTTATGCTCAAATGCCTTGTAATCCCCATAAGATTCGGATGGGATGAGATTGTGAGGGATGGTGAAAAGAATTGGAAGGGAAAAAAGCTGAAAAGCATTCTTTGCAAGTTGGTTTTTGGAGCTGCCGTGTACAATATTTGAAAGCATCGGAATAGCCTTAAATTTTGTTATAATGTGAAATCTGAAGAACAAATTCTGAAAACTATTTGTTGGGAGATTGGTTCAAGAATCATTGGAAGGGGGAAAGGGAAATTCAGCTACAACTCAATGAATGTCAAGCATTGTGGAAATTGGGGCATCCCATTGAGTGTGTTGGCAGATACTGGATGACAAAGTTTTTGTGTTTGGCAACACTCTCATCttactctctattttcttttcacttctcccagaaaaatcaaattcaaaacattctaacttttttttttattattactatttaaattaaaaacctactacaaaacaaaactttttcatttttttataaaataattcctaacttttttattctttatatcACTTCAGTTACTTCTtgctactattcaaacaaaaatttcacaacacAGCCATTTAACAAACACACCCAGTTTCTGTGTttcttgttttggttgtttgtttggGAATTCCTTTTTTGATGGGGTTGGGCTATGTGTGGGTAGCGGGTTGTTTGGTTTGTACGATGGTGTATTTTGTTTTCTGGGTTCAGTTTGGTATTATAAACTTGTTGGAGTGTGTGTTGTATTCTTTGTGTTTTTCATTAATGAAAAgcttattcatcaaaaagaaacataaattaaCGAATTATGAAAGATTTGACCACTCAATGTTGCCGAGCCCAGTAATTTATTTAACTCTTTCTCTTTGAGTTACCTTTCCCTGGCTAATCCAGCCATAAACATACACGTAAATGTACATACACATAATCATTTCTATTTGATGTGTGAGTGCTTGAAAACGGTACCGTCTTTTTCTGGGTCTTCGACGACGGGAACTTCAGTCTTCGAGCTTGGTGTCGCTGTGGTGGCTTGGCCTTCGCGGCGATCCATGGTTGCTAGAGTGGTAATAGATAGGGAAGGAGAGTGGGGTGGTTTGGGAAAGAAATCTCGGGAAATATATATTAggggagaagtgaaaatagaGGGGACCTTGAGGAAAATGGGTTTAACGCTCAGTTTCTGGGTTTAATGGCCGATACGGGGATTAGGTTTCTGAgtatcgagagagagagagagagagagagagaggttctaATACTGGGTTGAGAATTGAGAGGGATTGGAAATGATAAAAAAGGAATTGGGAAAGGAGAGGAGACGGGAGGGGAGGGGTGGGGTGGGGTTTGTTGAGTGTTTCGGGTTTCAGAGTTGGCgcgatttttctttttttaaatcccTCCCCTCTCCACTCCCTTCCTTTTTTTCCTGTTTGTATTAGTACGGGAAAGTGTGAAGTCGGAAAAagaattcaacatttttttattcctattttaccccGGTCTTTCAatataaaaacgaaaaaaaatagaaaaaaactgaaagcttgggggtaaaatgggaatagaATTCAGCctattcctattttaccctcaACCTTTTAatattgaagaacaaaaacaaaaacaagaaaataaactgAAATGTTGGGAGTAAAATGGAAATAGAAGAAGCCAACCATTTCAGTGTCTGATCATCCGTACCAACAAGGGGGgaaaaggggaggggaggggagggtaGACGCTCGTCCGACCCTCGTCTCACgttgcacaattttttttctttttttattaaaaaaaaaattgaaatctggAGCCATTTAGGTTAATAAGCATTTcatttctcccaatttttttccctctccTCATCTCCTCTCCCACGCttctccatcttctcccctcacCTCCGGCCGAATGCCATTCCGACCATGACAACGCCGAGCACGCCGCACGCCGCAACGCCGTGCTTATCTATCTGTGTAGATATTCCACATTCCCTTGCTAGTTGCTCAAAATGCTGATATGGGTATGCcttgtttctttgattttttctgtgaattttttttttttttttctgaaatttaattatttttttcattgttcagcattatttatgtttttcagATCCAAAAGATGCTCAAGTCCtgtaatctctctctttctttcttttttattttttttaattcagatCTTCCTCATATCTGGACTTTTGGTCAAAATGAGGTTGTGAGAATGGTTTACCTATCTTGGTAATTGGTATTTAGTTGATAGTTAGAGGTCTGAAGATGTTATGGTTGAAACCTTTCTAAATATAGAAGATCTTTCATATTTATATCCTTTAGAAATGTGAGCAATTTTATttggtattattattattttaaatgtccatacaagagggggaggggggattcgaactagtgacctccgctgcATGAGGCGtagtccccagccgattgagctacccattGTGACGGTGTTATTATTCTTGTTTGGTCACAAAATGTATGAAAAGGTAACGCTTAAAAcaagttttgaatattttaggtttttatttggGAACCAATTAAACCAAAACATCGATTCAAATGAACTCTCAGATATTCAAGCTTGATACAAATGAGCAGAAGAACAATTGTCTCTCGTTTGAGACTTGTTTAGCCACATATCACCAAATTTCAAGAAATAAACATTAGCATGTGCTAGTCTCCTCTCTTGGCCTGAATGACTTTATTTTTGAGTTGgaattatctcaataatatgcATGAATTGCTATGTTTTTGGTGAATAATCTCTCTCTGATATGAATcaattcctttttgtttttaattttttttttgtctattgcAAGTCCAttatttttgttggaaaattatgtttaatattttgtcTTAGGTTCACATTTTCCATTCTGTTttaggttctctctctctctctctctctctctctctctctctcatgattcatgggtttttgaagtgatttctcggtatgggtagGTAAGAAATGGGTTTGTTTAAAGTTATTGATACCTGggatttggttttgttcttgaaagttagattttttttttccccgtcggtttatgggttttcttttttctttttttgagaaacaacggattttttccttggattggtgtgtTACTTGCTCTACAAGAATCCAAGAATTATTTTAGTGACCaagatccaagaattccacagatatgttcataggtttttcttgatttctctctctctatgtgatttatcgatggttttttcttgatttctcggtatgggtagGCGttaat contains:
- the LOC133853631 gene encoding disease resistance protein RPV1-like → MDRREGQATTATPSSKTEVPVVEDPEKDVQLPNSMAIQTLPSPSKPRRSHDVFLSFRGEDTRKNFTDHLYTALDQAGIRTFRDDNEQLPTGNDISTELLNVIQGSRISIVIFSKNYASSTWCLNELVEIVHCKNTIGHTLIPIFYHVDPSEVRKQTGTFEKAFAKHEEQFHTDMKRVGRWRQALTEAANCFGLDLKNANGYEARLVQKILKDVSRKMSSKRWESRECNCGTKTYLTTSYTKDNLGRRFFGCSRYKERSRCSFFEWFDPPICARGGKLILDMRKRIKSLEEQLRKQAAKLRRARVRLIVS